Proteins encoded within one genomic window of Flavobacteriales bacterium:
- a CDS encoding OmpA family protein, producing the protein MKKQALFIIVFSFLWGILYSQNKDDLNKGDDSYLLFELGIVYPELEFIDSKGEQSLNTDLTNISSNRIAIGGGGPIVNRLGYLLTLSSNRYDLRTYYTESNFDYYVHYSFDYLALDGGLTFRFLKPTVKWSPFLKVGASYNYLLSGFQEMNNLTVDLKKNEDYTNEHIDLNFGLNLRRKLGRFSHFWLGYNYKLGLIENENISQQQYNINAHSATLGFSISPDAFKKKDDDLKRILKKCNDNIDDLRAELLLLMEQDADTAANEFRQFVTPDENENSPLRDEIKAYVTTLFPEDSLDINSDSKTVILFPTNKTDYYEIFQQDLDDLIVTLKNKAAKSIKVVGYADLRGYDDDNLTLSKNRAKTVINFLINNGISSEIISYDFRGATTKFDDIVLMSNRRVEIFIER; encoded by the coding sequence ATGAAAAAACAAGCTTTATTTATAATAGTATTTTCGTTCTTGTGGGGTATCTTATATTCCCAAAACAAGGATGATTTGAATAAAGGTGATGATTCCTACCTTCTTTTTGAGTTAGGGATAGTCTACCCTGAACTAGAATTCATTGATTCTAAGGGTGAGCAGAGTTTGAATACTGATTTGACTAATATCTCTAGTAATAGAATTGCTATAGGTGGCGGTGGTCCAATAGTTAATAGATTAGGCTATTTACTCACTCTTTCCAGTAATCGTTATGACTTGAGGACGTATTATACCGAGTCAAATTTTGATTATTACGTACATTACTCCTTTGATTATCTAGCATTAGATGGAGGTTTAACCTTTCGATTTTTAAAGCCTACAGTAAAGTGGTCTCCATTCTTGAAAGTTGGTGCGTCTTATAATTATCTATTGTCAGGTTTTCAGGAGATGAACAATTTAACTGTTGATCTTAAAAAGAATGAAGATTATACTAATGAACATATTGACCTAAATTTTGGGCTAAACTTGAGAAGAAAGCTAGGTCGGTTTAGCCATTTTTGGTTAGGGTACAATTATAAACTTGGATTAATAGAAAATGAAAATATATCTCAACAGCAATACAATATAAACGCACATAGTGCAACATTGGGTTTTTCCATCAGCCCTGATGCATTTAAGAAAAAGGATGATGATTTAAAGCGTATCTTAAAAAAGTGTAATGATAATATTGATGATTTACGTGCGGAATTATTGTTGTTGATGGAGCAAGATGCAGATACAGCAGCAAATGAATTTAGGCAGTTTGTCACACCTGACGAAAATGAAAACTCTCCATTAAGAGATGAAATAAAAGCTTATGTAACCACTCTTTTTCCTGAAGATTCATTAGATATAAATAGTGATTCAAAGACAGTTATATTATTCCCTACAAATAAGACTGACTATTACGAAATTTTTCAGCAAGATTTAGATGATTTGATAGTGACATTAAAAAACAAAGCTGCTAAATCGATAAAAGTCGTTGGTTATGCCGATTTACGAGGGTATGACGATGACAATTTAACTCTTTCCAAAAATAGAGCAAAAACAGTTATTAATTTTTTAATTAATAATGGTATAAGTTCTGAAATAATTTCATACGATTTTAGAGGAGCAACTACTAAATTCGATGATATTGTTTTGATGAGTAATAGAAGAGTAGAAATTTTTATTGAGCGATAA